The Cellulomonas sp. S1-8 genome has a window encoding:
- a CDS encoding response regulator transcription factor, which produces MSIPGPVGRRAVVVDDEQALARLVAGYLERDGFEVHVCHDGTEALDLLRQVDPDVVVLDLGLPGVDGVELCRRLRTFSDCYVLMLTARAEEVDTLIGLSVGADDYMTKPFSPRELMARIGVLMRRPRRSPAAAPPAAEPAVTVGSLTIDPAAREVCVDGDPVALTRTEFDVLAALASRPGLVFSRPALIEAVWGPGWVGDEHLVDVHVLHVRQKLGDSAEQQRFVRTVRGVGYRMGPGR; this is translated from the coding sequence GTGAGCATCCCCGGGCCCGTGGGCCGACGCGCGGTCGTGGTCGACGACGAGCAGGCCCTGGCCCGACTGGTCGCCGGCTACCTCGAACGGGACGGGTTCGAGGTGCACGTCTGCCACGACGGGACCGAGGCGCTGGACCTGCTGCGCCAGGTGGACCCCGACGTCGTCGTCCTGGACCTCGGGCTGCCGGGCGTCGACGGCGTCGAGCTGTGCCGCCGGCTGCGCACGTTCTCCGACTGCTACGTCCTCATGCTGACGGCCCGGGCGGAGGAGGTCGACACGCTCATCGGGCTGTCGGTCGGCGCGGACGACTACATGACCAAGCCCTTCAGCCCTCGCGAGCTCATGGCCAGGATCGGGGTGCTGATGCGGCGGCCGCGGCGCTCCCCGGCCGCCGCTCCACCGGCGGCCGAGCCCGCGGTGACGGTCGGGTCGCTGACGATCGACCCGGCCGCCCGCGAGGTGTGCGTCGACGGCGACCCGGTCGCCCTGACACGCACCGAGTTCGACGTCCTCGCAGCCCTGGCCTCGCGGCCGGGCCTCGTCTTCAGCAGGCCCGCGCTGATCGAGGCCGTGTGGGGGCCGGGCTGGGTCGGGGACGAGCACCTCGTGGACGTCCACGTGCTGCACGTGCGCCAGAAGCTCGGGGACAGCGCCGAGCAGCAGCGGTTCGTCCGCACCGTGCGCGGCGTCGGCTACCGCATGGGCCCCGGCCGGTGA
- a CDS encoding SMP-30/gluconolactonase/LRE family protein: protein MLRAEQVTDAVAYHGEGPCWSPTWGGLRWVDLLAGDLLTLRDGTVDRLHVGEIAAFVRPRSRGGYVVGLARGIGLAESPDGAPTPLPELWSDPGVRMNEGGCDPWGYLYAGSMPYDVTPGGAALYRIAPDGDVEVVLDDVTISNGIDFSPDGTLAYYDDTATGRTDVFDVVDGRLTHRRPFVTGRDASPDGLVVDSAGNVWVAMNRDGRVRCVSPSGDVLTEVELPVRLVTACTLGGPDLRDLYITTSREHLDDPEPEAGALFRVRVDVPGRAVLPYGG, encoded by the coding sequence GTGCTGCGAGCCGAGCAGGTCACCGACGCCGTCGCCTACCACGGCGAGGGTCCGTGCTGGTCACCGACGTGGGGCGGGCTGCGCTGGGTCGACCTGCTCGCGGGCGACCTGCTGACGCTGCGCGACGGCACGGTCGACCGGCTGCACGTCGGGGAGATCGCCGCGTTCGTGCGGCCGCGCAGCCGCGGCGGCTACGTCGTGGGGCTCGCGCGCGGCATCGGGCTCGCGGAGTCCCCGGACGGTGCCCCGACGCCGCTGCCGGAGCTGTGGTCCGACCCCGGTGTGCGGATGAACGAGGGCGGCTGCGACCCGTGGGGGTACCTGTACGCGGGGTCGATGCCCTACGACGTGACGCCCGGCGGTGCCGCGCTGTACCGGATCGCACCGGACGGCGACGTGGAGGTCGTCCTCGACGACGTCACGATCTCCAACGGGATCGACTTCTCCCCCGACGGCACGCTCGCCTACTACGACGACACCGCGACCGGCCGGACCGACGTGTTCGACGTGGTCGACGGGCGCCTGACGCACCGCCGGCCGTTCGTCACGGGCCGGGACGCGAGCCCCGACGGGCTCGTCGTCGACTCCGCCGGCAACGTGTGGGTCGCGATGAACCGCGACGGCCGCGTCCGCTGCGTGTCCCCGTCCGGCGACGTGCTCACGGAGGTCGAGCTGCCCGTGCGCCTCGTGACGGCCTGCACGCTGGGCGGTCCGGACCTGCGGGACCTGTACATCACGACGTCCCGCGAGCACCTCGACGACCCCGAGCCGGAGGCGGGCGCGCTGTTCCGCGTCCGCGTCGACGTGCCGGGGCGCGCGGTGCTGCCGTACGGCGGCTGA
- a CDS encoding nitroreductase/quinone reductase family protein — protein MDAAAPTPKLPPRWFIRTAWVVHRAMYRVSRGRFGLWTPRPGRWGTVVLRTTGRRSGAERAAILAYLEDGPNLVTLAMNGWADPEPAWWLNLQATPEATVDLKDGRRDVRARAAQGAERDRLWAAYLAIDASTAQHAARRSRPTAIVVLEHR, from the coding sequence GTGGACGCCGCCGCACCGACCCCGAAGCTCCCGCCCCGCTGGTTCATCCGGACGGCGTGGGTGGTGCACCGGGCGATGTACCGGGTCTCCCGCGGGCGGTTCGGGCTGTGGACGCCCCGCCCCGGTCGGTGGGGGACGGTCGTCCTGCGCACGACGGGCCGGCGCAGCGGCGCCGAACGCGCGGCGATCCTCGCCTACCTCGAGGACGGACCGAACCTCGTCACCCTGGCGATGAACGGGTGGGCCGACCCCGAACCCGCGTGGTGGCTGAACCTGCAGGCGACACCGGAGGCGACGGTCGACCTCAAGGACGGCCGACGCGACGTCCGGGCCCGCGCGGCGCAGGGTGCCGAGCGCGACCGCCTCTGGGCCGCGTACCTCGCGATCGACGCGAGCACCGCCCAGCACGCCGCCCGACGCAGCCGCCCGACGGCGATCGTCGTCCTGGAGCACCGGTAG
- the heR gene encoding heliorhodopsin HeR: MATANPPTGTTPAADLTARFRSLRRYNVIAAVAHASQAAAVVALSNDFALPVTASYLEGPPGTPAGEPVLILDLPLGPAVAAFFALSALFHAIVASPWGFGRYTAGLRQGHNYFRWVEYSLSSTLMIVLIAQITGITDVAALLGIAGVNASMILFGWLQEKYHTPGDGGWLPFVFGCIAGVVPWLAILVYVVSPGSTSAAEPPGFVYGIIISIFLFFNVFALIQWLQYRPVGRFSDYLLGERAYITASLVAKTLLAWQIFANTLVPS, translated from the coding sequence ATGGCGACGGCCAACCCCCCGACCGGGACCACACCGGCGGCAGACCTGACCGCGCGGTTCCGCTCGCTGCGCCGGTACAACGTGATCGCCGCCGTCGCGCACGCGAGCCAGGCCGCCGCCGTGGTCGCCCTGTCCAACGACTTCGCGCTGCCCGTCACGGCCAGCTACCTCGAGGGCCCGCCGGGGACGCCCGCGGGTGAGCCGGTGCTGATCCTCGACCTGCCCCTCGGGCCCGCCGTGGCCGCGTTCTTCGCGCTCTCGGCGCTCTTCCACGCGATCGTCGCCTCACCCTGGGGCTTCGGCCGCTACACCGCGGGTCTCCGGCAGGGTCACAACTACTTCCGCTGGGTCGAGTACTCGCTGTCGAGCACGTTGATGATCGTGCTCATCGCGCAGATCACCGGCATCACCGACGTCGCCGCGCTGCTCGGGATCGCCGGCGTGAACGCCTCGATGATCCTGTTCGGGTGGCTGCAGGAGAAGTACCACACCCCCGGTGACGGCGGCTGGCTGCCGTTCGTCTTCGGCTGCATCGCCGGCGTGGTCCCGTGGCTCGCGATCCTGGTCTACGTCGTCTCGCCCGGATCCACGAGCGCGGCCGAGCCGCCCGGGTTCGTCTACGGGATCATCATCTCGATCTTCCTGTTCTTCAACGTCTTCGCGCTCATCCAGTGGCTGCAGTACCGGCCGGTCGGCAGGTTCTCGGACTACCTGCTGGGCGAGCGCGCGTACATCACGGCCAGCCTCGTCGCCAAGACGCTCCTGGCGTGGCAGATCTTCGCGAACACGCTGGTCCCGAGCTGA
- a CDS encoding DUF305 domain-containing protein: MYRTRRRLAAAAAALALGAALTACAGQSGASAPSASVGAGSEVAAHNDADTAFAQMMIVHHEGAIEMAGLAVERADDPAVLALAERIEAAQSPEIELMAGWLEAWGEDATPVGHEGMDHGGMQMEGMDHGEAMGVLDDLEGDPFDQRFLELMIAHHEGAVVMSESQLEDGENPDALDLAQQIIDAQTTEIAEMQALRTGS; encoded by the coding sequence ATGTACCGCACGCGTCGACGTCTGGCCGCCGCTGCGGCCGCCCTCGCACTGGGGGCTGCCCTGACCGCGTGCGCCGGGCAGAGCGGGGCCTCGGCGCCGTCGGCGAGCGTCGGGGCAGGGTCCGAGGTCGCGGCGCACAACGACGCCGACACCGCGTTCGCGCAGATGATGATCGTGCATCACGAGGGCGCGATCGAGATGGCCGGCCTCGCGGTCGAGCGAGCGGACGACCCCGCCGTCCTCGCGCTGGCCGAGCGCATCGAGGCGGCCCAGTCCCCGGAGATCGAGCTGATGGCGGGCTGGCTCGAGGCGTGGGGCGAGGACGCGACACCGGTGGGTCACGAGGGCATGGACCACGGCGGCATGCAGATGGAGGGCATGGACCACGGCGAGGCCATGGGCGTGCTCGACGACCTCGAGGGCGACCCGTTCGACCAGCGGTTCCTCGAGCTGATGATCGCCCACCACGAGGGCGCCGTCGTGATGTCCGAGAGTCAGCTCGAGGACGGCGAGAACCCCGACGCCCTGGACCTCGCCCAGCAGATCATCGACGCCCAGACCACCGAGATCGCCGAGATGCAGGCCCTCCGGACGGGCTCCTGA
- a CDS encoding sensor histidine kinase: MTRPTPAEPARWGLAGRLLAGIGLVMLAGAITAWAVATQVGPAVFHEHMLRAGLDDHDEAVLHAEEAFRSASTMALGFALAAAGVASLAVSLVLTRRIGHSLASLSAAASDLGTGRYDSRVPSPAMGREFDDLAEAFNQMAARLQDGERLRTRLLADVAHEVRTPVATMTAYLEAVEDGVQALDADTVALLRDQATRLTRLSEDLAAVTRAESGDLALDRRPVSPGDLVSAALAAARERAAERGVRLDDDVAAGLPDVDVDRLRLAQVLDNLVANALRHTPAGGAVTLRAALAGDGRVALSVHDTGEGIAPEHLPHVFERFYRADTARDRARGGSGIGLAICLALVHAHDGTLTGASPGPGGGSTFTVTLPGG, translated from the coding sequence GTGACGCGTCCGACGCCCGCCGAGCCGGCCCGATGGGGCCTGGCCGGGCGGCTCCTGGCGGGCATCGGCCTGGTCATGCTCGCCGGGGCGATCACCGCCTGGGCGGTCGCCACCCAGGTGGGGCCGGCCGTCTTCCACGAGCACATGCTCCGCGCCGGGCTCGACGACCACGACGAGGCCGTCCTGCACGCCGAGGAGGCGTTCCGGTCCGCGAGCACCATGGCGTTGGGGTTCGCGCTCGCGGCGGCCGGCGTGGCGAGCTTGGCGGTGTCGCTGGTCCTCACCCGCCGGATCGGTCACTCCCTGGCGTCGCTGTCCGCCGCAGCCTCCGACCTGGGCACGGGCCGGTACGACTCACGCGTCCCGTCACCCGCGATGGGCCGGGAGTTCGACGACCTGGCGGAGGCCTTCAACCAGATGGCCGCCCGGCTGCAGGACGGCGAGCGTCTGCGCACCCGCCTCCTCGCCGACGTCGCGCACGAGGTCCGGACGCCCGTGGCGACCATGACGGCCTACCTCGAGGCCGTCGAGGACGGGGTGCAGGCCCTCGACGCCGACACCGTGGCGCTCCTGCGCGACCAGGCCACGCGCCTGACCCGGCTGTCCGAGGACCTGGCGGCCGTGACCCGCGCGGAGAGCGGCGACCTGGCCCTCGACCGTCGGCCCGTCAGCCCGGGCGACCTCGTGTCGGCCGCGCTGGCTGCTGCGCGCGAGCGCGCCGCCGAGCGCGGCGTGCGCCTCGACGACGACGTCGCCGCCGGGCTGCCGGACGTCGACGTGGACCGGCTGCGGCTCGCGCAGGTGCTGGACAACCTGGTGGCCAACGCGCTGCGGCACACCCCGGCCGGGGGCGCGGTCACGCTGCGCGCCGCCCTCGCGGGCGACGGGCGGGTAGCGCTGAGCGTGCACGACACCGGCGAGGGCATCGCACCCGAGCACCTGCCGCACGTGTTCGAGCGCTTCTACCGCGCCGACACCGCCCGGGACCGCGCCCGCGGGGGGTCAGGGATCGGCCTGGCGATCTGCCTCGCGCTCGTGCACGCCCACGACGGGACGCTCACCGGCGCCAGCCCGGGCCCGGGCGGCGGAAGCACCTTCACGGTGACCCTCCCCGGCGGGTGA